In Thermococcus stetteri, a genomic segment contains:
- a CDS encoding TldD/PmbA family protein produces the protein MFDVNEFILKKAKELGFGDVVVLSYETNRRQVRFANNGITVAKNWHERKVELFVEKEKRVASTTITDLSEENIERTLETLLSNMRGMAPKEDYYGIAEGPFEYRDIPETFDKAIVELDEPNEYVETAINAALEEGAKRVAGVLYTDHNKLYLTTSNEVEAFDEGTGIEISVRAFIGDLESGHGTNSVRVLKKFDPESAGRKAGEIARLARNPEQGPEGKFDVIFDPLAFANLLSYMSFMTSAYAAEAGFSFLVNKLGQKVAADGVTIKDIGNLPNGYGTRKFDDEGVPTRETIIIENGTFKAFLLNTSLARKYKTETTANAGLVMPHAWNIVLEPGDYSREELFSEVKRGIYITNVWYTRFQNYVAGDFSTIPRDGIFLVENGELKPIRNIRVSDNLQRILENVIALGKELHHIHWWEVNTPVSTPYVLVKDVGITRATK, from the coding sequence ATGTTCGACGTTAATGAGTTCATCCTTAAAAAGGCCAAAGAGCTGGGCTTCGGCGATGTGGTTGTTCTGAGCTACGAGACCAACAGGAGACAGGTTCGCTTCGCCAACAACGGGATAACCGTGGCCAAAAACTGGCACGAGAGGAAGGTGGAGCTCTTCGTGGAGAAGGAGAAGAGGGTAGCGAGCACCACCATAACCGACCTGAGCGAGGAGAACATAGAGAGAACCCTGGAAACACTTCTCTCGAACATGAGGGGCATGGCACCAAAGGAGGACTACTACGGCATAGCTGAGGGGCCGTTCGAGTACAGGGACATCCCTGAGACCTTCGACAAGGCCATAGTCGAGCTCGACGAGCCGAACGAGTACGTTGAAACTGCCATAAACGCGGCCCTTGAGGAGGGGGCCAAGAGAGTGGCCGGAGTGCTCTACACCGACCACAACAAGCTCTACCTGACCACGAGCAACGAGGTGGAAGCTTTCGACGAGGGGACGGGGATAGAGATAAGCGTCAGGGCCTTCATAGGCGACCTTGAGAGCGGCCACGGGACGAACTCCGTCAGGGTTCTCAAGAAGTTCGACCCAGAATCAGCAGGAAGGAAGGCCGGGGAGATAGCAAGATTAGCTAGAAACCCGGAGCAGGGGCCGGAAGGAAAGTTCGACGTCATCTTCGACCCGTTGGCGTTCGCCAACCTGCTCAGCTACATGAGCTTCATGACATCTGCATATGCCGCCGAGGCCGGCTTCTCATTCCTCGTCAACAAGCTCGGGCAGAAGGTTGCCGCTGACGGAGTGACCATTAAGGACATCGGGAATCTGCCCAACGGCTACGGAACGAGGAAGTTCGACGACGAGGGCGTTCCGACAAGGGAAACGATCATAATCGAGAACGGAACCTTCAAGGCGTTCCTCCTCAACACGAGCCTCGCCAGGAAGTATAAAACCGAAACGACGGCCAACGCCGGTCTGGTGATGCCGCACGCCTGGAACATCGTCCTTGAGCCGGGCGACTACTCGAGGGAGGAGCTCTTCAGCGAGGTTAAGAGGGGAATCTACATCACCAACGTCTGGTACACGAGATTCCAGAATTACGTCGCCGGTGACTTCTCCACGATACCGCGCGATGGAATATTCCTCGTCGAGAACGGCGAGCTGAAGCCGATAAGGAACATCCGCGTGAGCGACAACCTTCAGAGGATTCTTGAGAACGTCATCGCCCTCGGAAAGGAGCTCCACCACATCCACTGGTGGGAGGTAAACACGCCGGTCTCAACTCCCTATGTTCTCGTTAAGGACGTCGGGATAACGAGGGCAACGAAGTGA
- a CDS encoding radical SAM protein: MIAFGPVPSRRLGRSLGVNNIPDKVCTYACVYCQIGKTLRMEIKRRPFYEPELIFREVKEKVEEALARNERIDYITFVPDGEPTLDINLGKEIDLLRELGIKLAALTNASLIWSEDVREDLLKLDFVSLKVDAVSEPLWRRIDRPHKSLSLERILKGMLEFRKEFKGKVVTETMLIDGIDYGDEFDKIAEFLRELKPDKAYIAVPTRPPAEPLVKPAKEEVINHAYQAFTEALGEERVEYLIGYEGNAFAFTGNVEEDLLSITAVHPMREDAVRELLRKANADWSVVKKLLSEGKLIELEYNGKKFYIRRLKSRE, translated from the coding sequence ATGATAGCCTTCGGACCCGTCCCATCAAGAAGGCTCGGGAGAAGTCTCGGAGTGAACAACATTCCGGACAAGGTCTGCACCTACGCCTGCGTCTACTGCCAGATAGGGAAAACTCTCAGAATGGAAATCAAGAGGAGGCCCTTCTACGAGCCAGAGCTGATCTTCCGCGAGGTCAAGGAGAAAGTCGAGGAGGCCCTCGCGAGGAACGAGCGGATAGACTACATAACCTTCGTCCCTGATGGAGAGCCAACACTCGACATCAACCTCGGGAAGGAGATAGACCTTCTCCGTGAACTCGGAATAAAGCTCGCCGCGCTCACAAACGCCTCGCTCATCTGGAGTGAGGATGTCAGGGAAGACCTCCTGAAGCTCGACTTCGTTTCGCTAAAGGTAGATGCAGTCAGCGAGCCGCTCTGGAGGAGGATCGACAGGCCCCACAAGAGCCTGAGCCTTGAGAGAATCCTCAAGGGCATGCTGGAGTTCAGGAAGGAGTTCAAGGGAAAGGTAGTCACCGAGACGATGCTGATAGACGGGATAGACTACGGCGACGAGTTCGATAAGATAGCGGAATTCCTGAGGGAGCTGAAACCGGACAAAGCCTACATAGCCGTTCCAACGAGGCCGCCGGCGGAGCCGTTGGTCAAACCCGCGAAGGAGGAGGTCATCAACCACGCCTATCAGGCCTTCACAGAGGCCCTTGGGGAAGAGCGCGTGGAATACCTGATCGGCTACGAGGGGAACGCCTTCGCCTTCACTGGGAACGTTGAGGAGGATCTGTTGAGCATTACGGCTGTTCACCCAATGCGCGAAGACGCCGTCAGGGAGCTTTTGAGGAAGGCAAACGCTGACTGGAGCGTCGTTAAGAAGCTCCTGAGCGAGGGGAAGCTGATAGAGCTTGAGTACAATGGAAAGAAGTTCTACATAAGGAGGCTGAAGAGCAGGGAGTGA
- a CDS encoding molybdopterin molybdotransferase MoeA: MKEFKRLTPYKEALAILLNDLSEISEVEEVPLDEALGRVLAEDIVSPIDSPPFDRSAVDGYALRAEDTFQAREYNPVELKVIDEVPAGGESKKIVEPGTAVKLLTGAKIPEGANAILMQEMAEREGDVIRVLRPVAPGQNVAMKGEDVRKGQVVLRKGQILRPQDLAILKSIGFKTVNVKRKPRVGIIVTGSELIEEFNEEELRHGKILESNSVMLKGLVRQYFGEPRFYGVLPDDENKIGEAIRKARSENDLVLVTGGSAFGDMDFAHRFVKLLFHGTTIKPGRPIGYGERVFVMSGYPVAVFTQFHLYVKHALAKLVGARNYETRVRAKLTERVPSQLGRYEFVKVWYENGTARPIKKKGSGIISSLVESNGYITVPEDSEGYLEGEEVEVVLY, translated from the coding sequence ATGAAGGAGTTCAAGAGGCTCACACCGTATAAGGAGGCTCTGGCCATTCTCCTGAACGATCTGAGCGAGATTTCAGAAGTTGAGGAAGTTCCTCTCGATGAGGCACTTGGGAGGGTTCTGGCAGAGGATATCGTGTCACCCATAGACAGTCCACCCTTTGACAGGTCTGCTGTAGATGGCTATGCACTCCGCGCCGAGGACACGTTTCAGGCGAGGGAGTACAACCCGGTGGAACTTAAAGTGATAGACGAAGTTCCCGCGGGTGGGGAGAGCAAAAAGATAGTGGAGCCTGGAACGGCAGTTAAGCTCCTAACCGGGGCCAAGATTCCCGAGGGAGCAAACGCCATCCTGATGCAGGAGATGGCCGAGCGAGAGGGAGATGTAATACGGGTTCTCCGCCCGGTTGCTCCGGGCCAGAACGTCGCAATGAAAGGGGAAGACGTCAGGAAGGGCCAGGTGGTTCTCAGGAAGGGGCAGATTCTTAGGCCGCAGGATCTTGCGATACTTAAAAGCATTGGGTTCAAGACCGTCAATGTGAAGAGAAAGCCCAGGGTCGGCATAATCGTCACGGGCAGTGAGCTTATCGAGGAGTTCAATGAGGAAGAGCTTAGGCACGGAAAGATACTTGAGAGCAACTCCGTTATGCTGAAGGGTCTTGTCAGGCAGTACTTTGGAGAACCGAGGTTCTATGGAGTCCTCCCAGATGATGAAAATAAAATTGGCGAGGCAATAAGGAAAGCCCGCTCCGAGAACGACCTTGTCTTGGTAACTGGAGGTTCCGCTTTCGGCGACATGGACTTTGCTCACCGCTTCGTTAAGTTGCTCTTCCACGGAACGACGATAAAGCCGGGAAGGCCCATTGGGTACGGGGAGAGGGTCTTCGTAATGAGCGGTTACCCAGTGGCGGTCTTCACCCAGTTCCATCTCTACGTTAAGCACGCCCTTGCGAAGCTTGTGGGTGCTAGGAACTATGAAACTAGGGTTAGGGCAAAGCTCACGGAGAGGGTTCCGAGCCAGCTCGGGCGCTATGAGTTCGTTAAGGTCTGGTACGAAAACGGTACGGCAAGGCCGATAAAGAAGAAGGGCAGCGGCATAATAAGCTCGCTTGTGGAGAGCAACGGGTACATAACAGTTCCAGAGGACAGTGAGGGTTACCTCGAGGGGGAAGAGGTAGAAGTGGTGCTGTACTGA
- a CDS encoding MogA/MoaB family molybdenum cofactor biosynthesis protein, with product MGVKDHKEKAPRNFKFAVITVSDTASRGEKEDKSGKFLVEELEKAGHEKVLYKIVPDEKMEIVGAVVDAFRAGADVVVTSGGTGIASRDVTIESLRPLFDKELSFGDIFRLVSYEEIGTSAIMTRATGGIIRSSGRAMAVFCLPGSLGAAKTGIKLILAEAGHVLKHGRE from the coding sequence ATGGGCGTTAAGGATCACAAGGAGAAGGCCCCTCGGAATTTTAAGTTCGCCGTTATAACGGTTAGCGACACCGCAAGCAGGGGAGAAAAGGAGGACAAGAGCGGAAAGTTTCTGGTCGAAGAGCTTGAAAAGGCCGGTCATGAAAAGGTTCTCTATAAGATTGTGCCCGATGAGAAAATGGAAATCGTAGGGGCGGTTGTTGACGCTTTCCGCGCAGGTGCGGATGTAGTTGTGACCTCCGGAGGGACAGGGATAGCCAGCAGGGACGTTACCATAGAGAGCCTCAGACCGCTCTTTGACAAGGAGCTTTCCTTTGGAGATATATTCAGGCTCGTCAGCTACGAGGAGATCGGTACGTCGGCGATCATGACTAGGGCAACTGGCGGGATAATCAGGAGCTCCGGCAGGGCAATGGCCGTTTTCTGCCTTCCGGGGAGCCTTGGTGCGGCCAAGACCGGGATAAAGCTCATACTGGCGGAAGCTGGCCACGTGCTCAAGCACGGGAGGGAGTAA
- a CDS encoding HD domain-containing protein → MDDKVGGYKIIHDGVHGSMKVSGVVLDLIKTPEFQRLRQIKQLGLSYLVYPGANHSRFEHSLGAWHLAKRLSEEVDLPKEESEILQVGALLHDIGHGPLSHTFEGIYKHYVKEHDHMRLGQDIILGNINITGDEDGGRIPEILEKYDIDPKAVADLLLGRSKKPYLGQMLHGGVDVDQLDYLVRDAYYTGVAHGIIDLERLLKVMKIHDDQLVFDEKGIEAVEGMMVARALMYSRVYFHHTVKIAEGMLTRALEFALDEGHLWDFWRMTDCRVLVELEDLEGLPSELTKRVLHRKLYKAAVLITAEELTADEKRELLNAYRNVKKRQEIERNLADAVGASEGEVILEFSIADLMLSEPRLKETGINVLLENGEIQPLTKVTPLANALKRRQTPRWAVMIASPKKYVDKIREVWRRIIFS, encoded by the coding sequence ATGGATGACAAAGTTGGAGGATATAAAATCATACATGATGGTGTCCATGGAAGCATGAAGGTCTCAGGGGTCGTTCTTGACTTAATAAAAACACCCGAATTCCAGAGGTTAAGACAGATAAAGCAACTCGGACTTTCGTACCTCGTCTACCCTGGTGCTAATCACTCACGCTTTGAGCACTCTCTCGGCGCCTGGCATCTGGCCAAACGCCTCTCAGAGGAAGTTGACCTCCCAAAGGAGGAGTCTGAGATACTTCAGGTGGGTGCGCTCCTCCACGACATCGGCCACGGGCCGCTCAGCCACACCTTTGAGGGCATCTACAAGCACTACGTGAAGGAGCACGACCACATGCGCCTCGGCCAAGACATAATTCTCGGCAACATCAACATAACCGGTGATGAGGACGGAGGGAGAATACCCGAAATACTTGAGAAATACGACATAGACCCCAAGGCCGTTGCCGACCTGCTCCTCGGACGCTCCAAGAAACCTTACCTCGGCCAGATGCTTCACGGTGGAGTCGATGTTGACCAGCTCGACTATCTGGTGAGAGATGCCTACTACACTGGAGTTGCCCACGGGATAATAGACCTGGAGAGGCTCCTTAAGGTAATGAAAATTCACGACGACCAGCTCGTTTTTGATGAGAAGGGCATCGAGGCCGTTGAAGGAATGATGGTTGCCAGGGCGCTCATGTACTCCAGGGTTTACTTCCACCACACTGTTAAGATCGCCGAGGGAATGCTGACGAGGGCTCTCGAGTTCGCCCTTGACGAGGGCCATCTGTGGGACTTCTGGAGGATGACCGACTGCAGGGTGCTGGTGGAGCTTGAAGATCTTGAGGGCCTTCCCTCGGAGCTTACGAAGAGAGTGCTCCACAGGAAGCTCTACAAGGCTGCGGTTCTGATAACCGCCGAAGAACTCACCGCCGACGAAAAGAGGGAGCTCCTCAACGCCTACAGAAACGTCAAGAAGCGGCAGGAAATAGAGAGGAACCTGGCTGATGCCGTTGGAGCGAGCGAGGGTGAAGTTATTCTCGAGTTCAGCATTGCCGACCTCATGCTGAGCGAACCGAGGCTGAAGGAGACTGGGATAAACGTCCTCCTTGAAAACGGCGAGATCCAGCCCTTAACAAAGGTAACTCCCTTAGCGAACGCACTCAAGAGGAGGCAGACCCCCAGATGGGCAGTCATGATAGCATCACCCAAAAAGTACGTGGACAAGATCAGGGAAGTTTGGAGAAGGATAATCTTCAGCTGA
- a CDS encoding MazG nucleotide pyrophosphohydrolase domain-containing protein, translating into MEIREFQEMIRDIYFHKDSRRGVERTFLWFVEEVGELSEAIRKGDREAMEEEFADVLAWLASLANLLGVDLEEAAKKKYPGVCPYCGKKPCECEEKF; encoded by the coding sequence GTGGAGATACGCGAGTTTCAGGAGATGATACGCGATATTTACTTTCACAAGGACTCGAGGAGGGGCGTCGAGAGAACTTTCCTCTGGTTCGTCGAGGAAGTCGGCGAGCTGAGCGAGGCCATAAGGAAGGGAGACCGGGAAGCAATGGAAGAGGAGTTCGCTGATGTTCTCGCCTGGCTCGCAAGTCTCGCCAACCTGCTTGGAGTAGACCTTGAAGAGGCCGCAAAGAAGAAGTATCCCGGAGTCTGTCCCTACTGCGGCAAGAAGCCGTGCGAGTGCGAGGAGAAGTTCTGA
- a CDS encoding class I SAM-dependent methyltransferase, producing the protein MPKIEPFEKHRDRYENWFERNRYAYLSELEAVKRLLPKEGRGAEIGVGTGRFAAPLGIKLGVEPSKAMAEIARKRGIEVIEGTAENLPFEDESLDYLLMVTTICFVDDPEKALKEAYRVLKQGGALIIGFVDRNSPIGKFYEEHRNESVFYKEARFFSTEELLELLKKVGFREFEIVQTLFHRLNEVKSVEPVKPGYGEGSFVVIKAVK; encoded by the coding sequence ATGCCGAAGATCGAGCCCTTTGAGAAGCACCGCGACAGGTATGAGAACTGGTTCGAGAGGAACCGCTACGCTTACCTCTCCGAGCTTGAGGCCGTCAAAAGGCTCCTGCCGAAGGAAGGGAGAGGAGCGGAGATAGGCGTTGGAACCGGGAGGTTCGCGGCTCCGCTCGGGATAAAGCTCGGCGTCGAACCTTCTAAAGCGATGGCCGAGATAGCGAGGAAGAGGGGGATAGAAGTCATCGAGGGAACGGCCGAAAACCTTCCATTCGAGGATGAGAGCCTCGACTACCTCCTGATGGTCACGACGATCTGCTTCGTTGACGACCCTGAGAAGGCTTTGAAAGAAGCCTACCGCGTCCTTAAGCAGGGAGGAGCGTTGATAATCGGCTTTGTCGATAGGAACAGTCCGATAGGGAAGTTCTACGAGGAGCACAGGAACGAGAGCGTCTTCTACAAGGAGGCAAGGTTCTTCTCGACTGAGGAACTGTTGGAACTCCTCAAAAAGGTCGGCTTCAGGGAGTTCGAGATAGTGCAGACCCTCTTCCACAGGCTCAATGAGGTAAAATCGGTCGAACCAGTAAAGCCCGGCTACGGTGAGGGTAGCTTTGTGGTGATAAAGGCGGTGAAGTGA
- a CDS encoding Rossmann-like domain-containing protein codes for MLLSGIKKKALRLAEGLELVDFGFALPYTWVLIEGPEGKALGVAMTLPEEVQRYRNSIDEPSLEAFIERADSLNVIERTLGIAAVNAVSQYHLDVSNLPDVDVVELVEGFDRVAVIGNMPPVVRALREKGIETLVFERNPKLWDRDTYSDALEYVLLPKAEAVIASGSALVNGTLEMILDRAKNAELIVLTGPSAQIHPELVKGTGITHLAAMKVVNLERALLGLKLGSFRGFEEGNRKYVVRV; via the coding sequence TTGCTTTTGAGCGGAATCAAGAAAAAAGCCCTGAGGCTGGCAGAAGGGCTTGAGCTGGTTGATTTCGGCTTTGCCCTTCCCTACACGTGGGTATTAATTGAAGGCCCTGAAGGAAAAGCCCTAGGCGTTGCGATGACACTCCCCGAGGAGGTGCAGAGGTACAGGAACTCGATAGACGAGCCTTCCCTCGAGGCCTTCATCGAAAGGGCCGACAGCCTGAACGTCATCGAGAGAACCCTCGGGATAGCGGCGGTAAATGCGGTCTCCCAGTACCACCTCGACGTCTCAAATCTTCCGGACGTTGACGTCGTCGAGCTCGTTGAGGGCTTTGATAGGGTGGCTGTGATAGGCAACATGCCGCCGGTTGTCAGGGCTCTCCGCGAGAAAGGGATTGAGACCCTCGTCTTCGAGAGGAATCCCAAGCTCTGGGACAGGGACACGTACAGCGACGCTTTGGAGTACGTTCTCCTCCCGAAGGCTGAAGCGGTAATCGCCAGCGGCTCAGCGCTCGTGAACGGAACCCTTGAAATGATCCTCGACAGGGCGAAAAATGCTGAGCTGATAGTCCTGACCGGCCCGAGTGCCCAGATACACCCGGAGCTCGTTAAAGGAACAGGGATTACCCACCTCGCGGCAATGAAGGTGGTGAACCTTGAAAGGGCTCTCCTCGGCCTCAAGCTCGGTTCCTTCAGGGGTTTTGAGGAAGGAAACAGGAAGTACGTGGTGAGAGTATGA
- a CDS encoding TldD/PmbA family protein, which produces MHELVEFAVEKALELGADYAEARFEEKSGTSLAMKNGNPEGLEVLADRGIGIRVLVNGGMGFASTNVLTKESVAEAVKKAVKLAKAASKVRNEPIRFSEEDFHEVYYEVRMRKDFRDVSPEEKLELLKKVEEEVKATGVNVPMRYLMYSDWMWHKILAHSDGAFVESYIPRVSLTYNLVVFENGQMEQAPFVQRAFSGGLELLEKDEPWKWAVKDVQALKRLIYEGQKPPEGKVDLVISPEVAGIAVHESVGHPYEADRIFGREAAQAGESFVKPDMLGERIGSDVVTVIEDPTIPNSWGFYLYDDEGVKARPRYLIRNGIITEFLTNREYAYKLGQRSNASARAINYNREPIVRMANTYLAPGDYSFEELIEDVKLGVYMVSFNEWNIDDRRYQQRYIGREAYLIENGELKHPVKRPILEITTRALWSSVDAVGKDVEMFPGTCGKGEPGQGVPVWMGGAHARLRDIPLRRP; this is translated from the coding sequence ATGCATGAACTCGTAGAGTTCGCGGTTGAGAAGGCCCTCGAACTGGGGGCTGACTACGCCGAAGCGCGTTTTGAGGAGAAGAGCGGCACTTCTTTAGCAATGAAGAACGGGAACCCCGAAGGGCTGGAGGTTCTGGCGGACAGGGGCATTGGAATTAGAGTTTTAGTGAACGGCGGCATGGGCTTTGCATCAACCAATGTCCTCACGAAGGAGAGCGTTGCAGAAGCAGTTAAGAAAGCTGTAAAGCTGGCTAAGGCCGCCTCAAAGGTTAGAAACGAGCCGATACGATTCAGTGAAGAGGACTTCCACGAAGTCTACTACGAGGTCAGGATGAGGAAGGACTTCCGTGACGTTTCTCCTGAGGAGAAGCTTGAACTCCTCAAGAAGGTCGAGGAGGAGGTAAAGGCAACGGGCGTGAACGTGCCGATGCGCTACCTCATGTACTCCGACTGGATGTGGCACAAGATACTTGCCCACAGCGATGGTGCCTTCGTTGAGAGCTACATCCCAAGGGTTTCCCTCACATACAACCTCGTCGTCTTTGAGAACGGCCAGATGGAGCAGGCGCCCTTCGTCCAGAGGGCCTTCTCGGGCGGCCTTGAGCTCCTCGAAAAGGACGAGCCCTGGAAGTGGGCGGTTAAGGACGTTCAGGCTCTCAAGAGGCTCATCTACGAGGGCCAGAAACCGCCCGAGGGAAAGGTTGACCTCGTGATAAGCCCCGAGGTGGCTGGCATAGCAGTCCACGAGAGCGTTGGGCATCCGTATGAAGCCGACAGGATTTTCGGAAGGGAAGCGGCCCAAGCCGGAGAGAGCTTTGTGAAGCCGGACATGCTCGGCGAGAGGATTGGAAGTGACGTCGTTACCGTCATCGAAGACCCAACCATTCCGAACAGCTGGGGGTTCTACCTCTACGACGACGAGGGCGTTAAAGCCCGCCCAAGGTACCTCATAAGGAACGGAATCATCACCGAGTTCCTCACGAACAGAGAGTACGCCTACAAGCTCGGACAGAGGTCGAACGCCTCGGCGAGGGCCATCAACTACAACAGGGAGCCGATAGTCAGGATGGCCAACACCTACCTCGCGCCAGGGGATTATTCGTTCGAGGAGCTGATTGAAGACGTCAAGCTCGGCGTTTACATGGTGTCCTTCAACGAGTGGAACATCGACGATAGGAGGTACCAGCAGAGGTACATCGGCAGGGAAGCTTACCTAATCGAGAACGGCGAGCTGAAGCACCCGGTGAAGAGGCCGATCCTTGAGATAACCACCAGGGCCCTGTGGAGCAGCGTCGATGCCGTTGGAAAGGATGTCGAGATGTTCCCGGGAACCTGCGGCAAGGGCGAGCCCGGACAGGGAGTTCCCGTCTGGATGGGAGGGGCCCATGCGAGACTGCGCGATATTCCTCTGAGGAGGCCGTGA
- a CDS encoding P-loop NTPase produces MQIAISGGKGGTGKSTVATNLAVALRKIGVKLTLADLDVEAPNDHILLGVELANEKPVNQFMPRFDYSKCTKCRKCAEVCEEHAIVTLRDGTPFLMPTLCSGCRACEIVCPVPGAIQEAFRTIGHTYVTPTPYGFTLVTGKLKEGEERSMPLVVAAKRRAEEVREGLLMVDTAAGTGNTVSKAIESSKLLIAVTEPTPLGIHDTELILELGRLMGIPTWVVVNRADLGEKEKVYELARKYGAEVVAEIPYSENIVRSYVEGKPIVLTDYPEAEIFTGLAKRVAEFLGGGE; encoded by the coding sequence TTGCAGATAGCGATCAGCGGTGGAAAGGGTGGAACCGGAAAATCAACCGTGGCCACTAACCTTGCGGTGGCGCTCAGGAAGATTGGAGTCAAGCTGACTCTGGCGGATCTCGACGTTGAAGCTCCGAACGACCACATACTGCTCGGCGTGGAGCTGGCCAACGAGAAGCCCGTCAACCAGTTCATGCCCCGCTTCGACTACTCGAAGTGCACCAAGTGCAGGAAGTGCGCCGAGGTATGTGAGGAGCACGCGATAGTGACGCTGAGGGATGGAACGCCCTTCCTAATGCCGACGCTCTGCTCCGGGTGCAGGGCCTGTGAGATAGTCTGCCCCGTCCCAGGAGCCATTCAAGAGGCCTTCAGGACGATAGGCCACACTTACGTTACTCCGACTCCCTACGGGTTCACGCTCGTCACTGGGAAACTGAAGGAGGGCGAAGAGCGCTCGATGCCCCTCGTGGTCGCGGCAAAGAGAAGGGCCGAAGAAGTTCGGGAAGGCCTTCTCATGGTGGACACAGCCGCGGGAACCGGGAACACTGTATCCAAGGCCATAGAGAGCTCAAAGCTTCTCATAGCAGTAACCGAGCCAACCCCCCTCGGAATCCACGACACGGAACTCATCCTCGAACTCGGGAGGCTCATGGGTATTCCAACGTGGGTCGTGGTGAACAGGGCAGACCTTGGCGAGAAGGAGAAGGTTTACGAGCTCGCCCGGAAGTACGGGGCGGAGGTGGTTGCCGAGATTCCGTACAGCGAGAACATCGTCAGGAGCTACGTCGAGGGAAAGCCGATAGTCCTTACCGATTATCCTGAGGCGGAGATATTCACCGGCCTCGCTAAAAGGGTCGCCGAGTTCCTCGGAGGTGGTGAGTGA
- a CDS encoding nucleotide-binding protein, with the protein MQIAIASGKGGVGKSTITASLLYLLKDDYSFVAVDADAEAPNLGLLLGVTEWDEEREHIGAKVARINTESCVKCGICYERCPYGCIYIDDEEGNYVVNELTCEGCNVCGLVCPVAGTITLEEVRSGVIRKATTKYGFPLISAQLDVGRPESGKLVTEEKEWASKLMKELNLEHMIVDSAAGIGCQVIASLGGADVAILIAEPTPASLSDVQRAYKVVQHFREPAYLIINKADINPGFRGLEEWAEKEGIPILGRIPYDRAVPKSMSMLKPVVEAFPDSKASKAIVEIAEVIKKEILG; encoded by the coding sequence ATGCAGATAGCGATAGCGAGCGGTAAGGGCGGCGTCGGGAAGAGCACGATAACGGCCTCGCTCCTCTACCTGCTGAAGGACGACTACTCGTTTGTGGCAGTTGATGCCGATGCAGAGGCCCCGAACCTCGGTCTTCTCCTAGGGGTAACGGAGTGGGACGAGGAGAGGGAGCACATAGGAGCTAAGGTGGCAAGGATAAACACCGAGAGCTGTGTAAAGTGCGGCATCTGCTACGAGCGCTGTCCCTACGGGTGCATCTACATAGACGACGAGGAAGGCAACTACGTGGTCAACGAACTCACCTGCGAGGGCTGCAACGTCTGTGGCCTCGTCTGCCCTGTGGCTGGGACTATAACCCTTGAAGAAGTCCGCTCCGGCGTCATCAGGAAGGCGACAACCAAGTACGGCTTCCCGCTCATCTCGGCCCAGCTCGACGTCGGGAGGCCCGAGAGCGGAAAGCTGGTAACTGAGGAGAAGGAGTGGGCTTCGAAGCTCATGAAGGAGCTGAACCTTGAACACATGATAGTTGATTCGGCCGCTGGAATAGGCTGTCAGGTGATAGCGAGCCTCGGTGGGGCGGACGTCGCCATACTCATAGCAGAGCCGACTCCGGCTTCGCTCAGCGACGTGCAGAGGGCCTACAAGGTCGTCCAGCACTTCAGGGAGCCAGCATACCTGATAATCAACAAGGCCGACATCAACCCGGGCTTTAGGGGCCTTGAGGAGTGGGCCGAGAAAGAAGGAATACCGATACTCGGAAGGATACCCTATGACAGGGCCGTTCCGAAGAGCATGAGCATGCTGAAGCCCGTCGTCGAGGCCTTCCCGGATTCAAAGGCCTCAAAGGCGATAGTTGAGATAGCCGAAGTCATAAAGAAGGAAATCCTCGGCTGA